One segment of Neobacillus endophyticus DNA contains the following:
- the secA gene encoding preprotein translocase subunit SecA, producing MGILNKVFDLNKRELKRLEKMTSQIDALASNMEKLSDDQLREKTEEFKARYQKGETLDDLLVEAFAVVREGARRILGLYPYRVQLMGGITLHEGNIAEMKTGEGKTLTSTMPVYLNALSGKGVHVVTVNEYLASRDAGQMGELYEFLGLTVGLNLNSMDSAEKQAAYAADITYGTNNEFGFDYLRDNMVLYKEQKVQRPLFFAVVDEVDSILIDEARTPLIISGSAQKSTVLYIQANAFVRTLTKDVDYTYDEKTKSVMLTEEGISKAEKGFGIENLFDISHVTLNHHINEALKANVTMHRDVDYVVQDGEIVIVDQFTGRLMKGRRYSEGLHQAIEAKEGVEIQNESMTMATITFQNYFRMYEKLSGMTGTAKTEEEEFRNIYNMNVIVIPTNRPVVRDDRADLIYASMEGKFNAVVEDIVQRNLVNQPVLVGTVAIETSELISRMLLKKGIKHNVLNAKNHAREADIIAEAGQKGAVTIATNMAGRGTDIKLGDGVKELGGLAVIGTERHESRRIDNQLRGRSGRQGDPGITQFYLSMEDELMRRFGSDNMKSMMQRLGMDDTQPIQSKMVSRAVESAQKRVEGNNFDARKQLLQYDDVLRQQREIIYKQRDEVLESENLREIVQNMILHSIQRNVDAHTPRHEDEESWNLKGMVDYAHANLLPEGDITEDDLRGKDPEEMVETIYSKVKERYEEKEQLLYPEQMREFEKVVTLRAVDSKWIDHIDAMDHLRQGIHLRAYGQIDPLREYQHEGFAMFESMIEAIEDETAMYIMKAEIRNNLERQEVAQGQAVNPKEDGESVKKQPKVNKDNVGRNAPCPCGSGKKYKNCHGATM from the coding sequence ATGGGGATTTTAAATAAAGTATTTGATTTGAATAAACGTGAGCTGAAACGGCTCGAAAAGATGACTTCACAAATCGACGCCCTTGCATCGAATATGGAAAAGCTGTCGGACGATCAGCTTCGTGAAAAAACGGAAGAGTTCAAAGCCCGTTACCAAAAAGGGGAAACGTTGGATGATCTCCTTGTTGAAGCATTTGCCGTCGTACGCGAAGGAGCCCGCCGTATCCTTGGCCTATACCCATACCGTGTTCAGTTAATGGGGGGGATTACTCTCCATGAAGGAAATATAGCCGAGATGAAGACTGGGGAAGGTAAAACGTTAACATCTACGATGCCGGTTTATTTGAATGCTCTTTCCGGCAAAGGCGTTCACGTTGTAACAGTTAACGAATACCTGGCAAGCCGCGACGCCGGCCAAATGGGTGAGCTCTATGAATTTCTGGGCTTAACGGTTGGATTAAATTTAAATAGCATGGATAGTGCTGAAAAGCAGGCTGCCTATGCAGCAGATATTACTTACGGAACAAATAACGAATTTGGGTTCGATTATTTAAGGGATAACATGGTCCTCTATAAGGAACAAAAAGTGCAGCGCCCACTTTTCTTTGCGGTAGTCGATGAAGTTGACTCCATTTTGATTGATGAGGCGCGGACACCGTTAATTATCTCCGGTTCAGCCCAAAAATCAACCGTTCTTTACATACAGGCTAACGCCTTTGTCCGGACTCTGACAAAGGACGTTGATTATACGTACGATGAAAAAACAAAGTCTGTCATGCTGACGGAAGAAGGGATCAGCAAAGCGGAAAAAGGCTTTGGCATTGAAAATCTTTTTGACATTTCGCATGTTACATTAAACCACCATATTAATGAAGCGCTAAAAGCAAATGTCACAATGCACCGAGACGTAGATTATGTCGTGCAGGACGGCGAAATTGTTATCGTAGACCAATTTACCGGACGCCTTATGAAGGGCCGCCGATACAGCGAAGGCTTGCACCAGGCGATTGAAGCGAAGGAAGGCGTCGAAATTCAGAATGAAAGCATGACAATGGCGACGATCACCTTCCAAAACTACTTCCGGATGTATGAGAAATTATCCGGTATGACTGGAACAGCCAAAACAGAAGAGGAAGAATTCCGTAACATTTATAATATGAATGTTATCGTGATTCCAACAAACCGGCCAGTTGTTCGCGATGACCGTGCGGATTTAATCTATGCCTCAATGGAAGGCAAGTTTAACGCGGTAGTGGAAGATATCGTTCAAAGGAATCTTGTTAACCAGCCGGTGCTTGTAGGTACGGTTGCTATCGAAACCTCCGAATTGATTTCGAGAATGTTGTTGAAAAAAGGGATTAAACATAACGTGTTAAACGCCAAAAACCATGCACGCGAGGCAGATATCATTGCAGAAGCAGGTCAAAAGGGTGCAGTTACCATTGCAACCAACATGGCCGGCCGGGGTACGGATATTAAACTCGGCGATGGTGTTAAGGAATTGGGCGGACTTGCTGTTATCGGTACAGAACGCCACGAAAGCCGACGAATTGACAATCAGCTACGCGGACGTTCTGGCCGCCAAGGGGATCCAGGGATTACCCAGTTCTATTTATCAATGGAAGATGAATTAATGCGCCGTTTCGGTTCTGATAATATGAAATCCATGATGCAGCGACTTGGCATGGATGATACTCAGCCTATTCAAAGTAAAATGGTTTCAAGGGCTGTAGAATCCGCGCAGAAACGGGTTGAGGGAAATAACTTCGATGCCCGGAAGCAGCTGCTTCAATATGATGATGTACTCCGCCAACAAAGGGAAATTATTTACAAGCAGCGGGATGAAGTGTTAGAGTCTGAAAACCTTCGTGAAATCGTACAAAACATGATTCTGCACTCGATTCAGCGCAATGTTGATGCCCATACACCGCGTCATGAGGACGAGGAATCTTGGAATCTTAAAGGAATGGTTGATTACGCTCACGCTAATCTTCTTCCTGAAGGTGATATTACAGAAGATGATTTGCGCGGCAAAGATCCGGAGGAAATGGTGGAAACCATTTATTCAAAAGTGAAAGAACGCTATGAGGAAAAAGAACAGCTTCTGTATCCGGAACAAATGCGCGAGTTTGAAAAAGTTGTAACGCTTCGCGCAGTAGATTCGAAATGGATTGACCATATTGATGCTATGGATCACCTGCGACAAGGTATTCATTTACGCGCTTATGGACAAATTGACCCGCTTCGTGAATACCAACATGAAGGCTTCGCGATGTTTGAGTCCATGATTGAAGCAATCGAAGATGAGACCGCCATGTATATTATGAAAGCAGAAATTCGCAATAATCTTGAGCGCCAGGAGGTTGCACAAGGACAAGCGGTAAATCCGAAGGAAGACGGAGAATCTGTGAAAAAGCAACCAAAAGTGAACAAAGACAACGTTGGCCGTAATGCGCCATGCCCATGCGGCAGCGGCAAAAAGTATAAAAATTGCCACGGAGCAACGATGTAA
- the ftsX gene encoding permease-like cell division protein FtsX, producing the protein MKFRTIGRHARESLKSLSRNGWMTFASVSAVTVTLLLVGVFFALMMNLNRVAQTIEDDVSIRVHIDVAANKQQQETLKQEIQAIPQVKSITFSSKQQELKNLVKSMGEEGKAFNLFQQDNPLNDVYVVKTANPTDTIKAAKKIEKLNYVAKVRYGQGTVEKLFSFIKAGRNVGVVLIIGLFFTAIFLISNTIRITIVARRREIKIMRLVGATNSFIRWPFFLEGLWLGILGSILPIILISLVYYRAYAYIDPKLEGSFIQILPANPFIYELSGILILMGAIIGVWGSVMSVRKFLKV; encoded by the coding sequence ATGAAGTTTAGAACAATTGGCCGTCACGCCCGCGAAAGTTTAAAGAGCCTTTCCAGAAACGGCTGGATGACATTTGCTTCCGTTAGTGCCGTGACTGTAACACTTTTGCTGGTAGGTGTCTTTTTCGCTTTGATGATGAATCTTAACCGTGTTGCACAGACCATTGAGGATGACGTATCCATCCGTGTTCATATAGATGTTGCCGCGAACAAGCAGCAGCAGGAAACATTGAAACAAGAAATTCAAGCTATTCCACAAGTGAAAAGTATTACATTTTCATCCAAACAGCAGGAGTTAAAAAACCTAGTGAAAAGCATGGGTGAAGAAGGAAAGGCCTTCAATCTGTTTCAGCAGGATAACCCTCTGAACGATGTCTATGTTGTTAAAACTGCTAATCCGACTGATACAATAAAAGCTGCCAAGAAAATTGAAAAGTTAAATTATGTTGCTAAGGTCCGTTACGGTCAAGGAACTGTTGAAAAATTATTCAGCTTTATTAAAGCTGGGCGTAATGTTGGGGTTGTGTTGATTATTGGATTATTTTTCACAGCGATCTTCCTAATCTCCAATACTATTAGGATTACCATTGTTGCGAGACGCAGAGAAATTAAGATTATGAGATTGGTAGGTGCAACCAATAGTTTTATCCGCTGGCCATTCTTCCTCGAAGGGTTATGGCTTGGGATTCTTGGCTCGATTCTGCCGATTATCCTAATTTCGCTCGTCTACTACCGTGCTTATGCTTATATTGATCCGAAGCTGGAAGGCTCATTTATTCAGATTTTACCGGCCAATCCATTTATCTACGAACTCTCCGGTATTCTGATCCTAATGGGTGCGATTATTGGTGTTTGGGGCAGCGTTATGTCCGTTAGAAAGTTTTTAAAGGTGTAA
- a CDS encoding YecA family protein, whose protein sequence is MEKINRNDQCPCGSGKKYKKCCGANEAISINQIIEKEMDELQKLVTHFAFYQFESELEDDFADFEEFFSFEDEEERQFYEIIHAIWFSLFVQLEDGETIIEKYIQAEARKIKRPKLRQILQTWADARTIVGKIISVDDYKMKVEDGLTKEQLDVVITEDPIIIEEGSFFTGILVPYEHQYLFFPQPFDLPELEPEVGISFIKDGSLKAGFDSPQEYLTQFFMEILSELPMVNGVIELDKIEWPASIYKEVVDIYKAKLESLDFPPPVVDAGIALWYSFCQKKQKRIQKPQIYAAALHYLLLLIIPIEQSFTFKDLATLYGVSARSISPIVSELESELALEIAQIAGAFQDVEEEEEPFVVKGTVVEFPKGRARNLTDMD, encoded by the coding sequence ATGGAGAAAATAAACCGGAATGATCAATGCCCATGCGGAAGCGGCAAAAAGTATAAAAAGTGCTGCGGTGCGAATGAGGCGATTTCGATTAACCAAATCATTGAAAAGGAAATGGACGAACTGCAAAAACTGGTTACCCATTTTGCCTTTTATCAATTTGAAAGTGAGCTGGAAGACGACTTTGCAGATTTTGAGGAATTCTTTTCCTTTGAAGATGAAGAAGAAAGACAATTCTATGAGATCATCCATGCGATCTGGTTTTCCCTATTTGTTCAGTTAGAAGATGGAGAAACCATCATAGAAAAATATATTCAAGCTGAAGCAAGAAAAATCAAACGGCCAAAGCTGCGGCAAATTTTACAGACTTGGGCTGATGCTAGAACGATTGTGGGAAAAATCATAAGTGTGGACGACTATAAAATGAAAGTTGAAGACGGTTTGACGAAAGAACAGCTGGATGTGGTGATTACTGAGGACCCTATAATAATAGAAGAAGGTTCATTCTTTACTGGAATACTTGTCCCATATGAACATCAGTATCTCTTTTTTCCACAGCCGTTTGATTTACCAGAATTGGAGCCGGAAGTTGGTATATCCTTTATTAAAGATGGCAGTCTGAAAGCCGGGTTTGATTCCCCGCAAGAGTATTTGACTCAATTTTTCATGGAGATTTTAAGTGAACTGCCCATGGTCAATGGCGTGATTGAATTGGACAAAATAGAATGGCCAGCCTCTATTTATAAAGAGGTTGTCGACATATACAAGGCAAAGCTGGAATCACTTGATTTTCCGCCTCCTGTAGTGGATGCAGGGATCGCTCTTTGGTATAGCTTTTGCCAGAAAAAACAAAAACGAATTCAAAAGCCACAGATCTATGCTGCGGCACTCCACTATCTGCTATTACTGATCATACCTATTGAACAATCCTTTACATTTAAGGATCTGGCAACGTTGTATGGAGTTTCTGCCCGTTCTATTTCCCCTATAGTGTCAGAATTGGAGTCAGAGCTGGCGTTAGAGATTGCACAGATTGCTGGAGCCTTTCAAGATGTAGAGGAAGAAGAGGAACCTTTTGTAGTGAAAGGGACTGTGGTGGAGTTTCCAAAAGGAAGAGCGCGGAATCTGACAGATATGGATTAA
- a CDS encoding S41 family peptidase: MNRKWIALLMTGSLLTGAGATYAGIQWIDKKQETSQNVHVLTKQAAAQNTQSEEKSLEKVWQAYDLILNRYVNKVDQNKLAEGAIQGMLAVLKDPYSVYMDKETAEQFTQTLDSSFEGIGAEVGKVDGKIVIISPFKNSPAEKAGIKQNDEILKVDGQSVEGLDLSQATAKIRGKKGTTVTLLIARKGLKDPLTIKVKRDEIPLETVHSSIKNYDGKKVGYIEITSFSENTAADFSKSLKELENDHIKGLILDVRGNPGGYLDSVGEILKEFVPKNKPYVQIEKRDGKKEGFYSSLTKKKDYPVVVLVNKGSASASEILAGALKEADGYKLVGETTFGKGTVQQPVSMGDGSTIKLTLFKWLTPNGNWIHKKGIKPDVAIKQPAIFATHPVQIDNPLVEDMNNEQVKNAQEILEGLGFEPGRTDGYFSKETTIAVKGFQQENDLETTGEIDVKTADKLEDAAVQVMKNEKNDLQLQTALRLVAQ, encoded by the coding sequence ATGAATCGTAAATGGATTGCCCTGTTGATGACAGGTTCATTGTTGACCGGAGCAGGGGCCACATACGCCGGAATCCAATGGATAGACAAGAAACAAGAAACCAGCCAGAATGTACATGTATTGACTAAGCAAGCCGCAGCGCAAAACACGCAATCGGAAGAAAAAAGTCTGGAGAAAGTTTGGCAGGCATATGATCTTATTCTAAATCGCTATGTTAATAAGGTAGACCAAAACAAACTGGCGGAAGGAGCCATCCAGGGGATGCTTGCGGTTTTAAAAGATCCTTACTCCGTTTACATGGACAAGGAAACTGCAGAGCAATTCACTCAAACATTGGACTCTTCCTTCGAAGGAATTGGTGCAGAGGTAGGGAAAGTAGATGGAAAAATCGTGATCATCTCACCATTTAAGAATTCACCTGCAGAAAAAGCGGGTATTAAACAGAATGATGAAATATTGAAAGTGGATGGTCAAAGTGTAGAAGGGCTCGATCTCAGTCAAGCAACAGCAAAAATCCGCGGCAAAAAAGGGACAACGGTTACCTTGTTAATTGCCCGCAAAGGTCTAAAAGATCCGCTGACCATTAAAGTGAAGCGGGATGAAATCCCATTGGAAACCGTACATTCTTCCATTAAAAATTACGATGGCAAGAAAGTGGGCTATATCGAAATAACTTCTTTTTCAGAAAATACAGCAGCCGATTTTAGCAAGAGCCTAAAGGAGTTGGAAAATGACCATATTAAGGGATTAATCTTGGATGTACGCGGCAATCCGGGCGGATACTTAGACAGTGTAGGTGAAATATTAAAAGAGTTTGTTCCTAAAAATAAGCCATATGTTCAAATTGAAAAACGCGATGGCAAAAAGGAAGGTTTCTATTCCTCGCTGACAAAGAAAAAGGATTACCCTGTTGTTGTCCTCGTCAATAAAGGCAGTGCATCTGCTTCGGAAATTTTAGCTGGAGCATTAAAAGAAGCGGATGGCTATAAGCTTGTAGGTGAAACGACATTTGGCAAAGGAACCGTCCAGCAGCCTGTGTCGATGGGAGATGGAAGCACCATTAAACTGACTTTATTTAAATGGCTGACACCGAATGGCAATTGGATTCATAAAAAGGGAATCAAGCCGGATGTCGCGATTAAACAGCCTGCGATCTTTGCCACCCATCCTGTCCAGATTGATAATCCGCTCGTTGAGGACATGAATAATGAACAGGTAAAGAATGCACAGGAAATTCTGGAAGGACTTGGATTCGAGCCGGGGCGTACAGATGGATACTTTAGCAAGGAAACAACCATTGCCGTAAAAGGGTTCCAGCAGGAAAATGACCTGGAGACTACTGGGGAAATTGATGTCAAAACGGCTGATAAACTCGAAGATGCCGCCGTCCAGGTTATGAAGAACGAGAAAAACGACCTGCAGCTGCAAACGGCACTGAGGCTGGTAGCTCAATAA
- a CDS encoding murein hydrolase activator EnvC family protein: protein MRNSVITLAVAVAVGLGTTFGGMSVKTEAASLSSLKDQQEKIQNQRSNVQSNIKQGNDKITNIQNQQSNVEQQMTRLDMEIGDITSKIDDKTAKADSTKRQIAKLEAETKVIQERIKKRTALLKERLSSYQDTGGVVDYLSVLMGAQSFSDFIDRANAVATIMQADQEIIKQHEADKKELAKKQDKVKKDLSSLKKMVADLKNMNKQLNTQKAAKNKLLASLKLQEGEAQNDVMNLQEQDQLLASQEKAIKEAIQLEKDREAEQAAQSAQTAQGDSPSSGGATGQIPSISSGFWTQPAEGIISSGFGKRTRDFHYGVDIANNGPNVPILAAADGVVIRSYLSSSYGNCIFISHSYNGQVFTTVYAHMSERLVGDGAVVKKGQQIGIMGSSGEATGQHLHFELHKGPWTPDKRFAINPVGIIPLP, encoded by the coding sequence ATGAGGAATTCAGTGATCACGCTGGCAGTTGCAGTGGCGGTCGGACTGGGAACAACCTTCGGGGGAATGTCAGTTAAAACTGAAGCGGCATCGCTTTCCAGCTTAAAGGACCAACAAGAAAAAATTCAAAACCAGCGCTCCAATGTTCAATCAAACATTAAGCAAGGAAACGATAAGATCACGAATATTCAAAACCAGCAGAGTAATGTTGAACAACAAATGACACGCCTTGATATGGAGATTGGCGATATAACGTCCAAAATCGATGATAAAACCGCAAAGGCAGACTCCACTAAAAGACAAATTGCAAAGCTTGAAGCTGAAACAAAGGTCATACAAGAGCGGATCAAAAAGCGGACTGCACTTTTAAAGGAGCGCTTAAGCAGCTATCAAGACACGGGCGGTGTTGTTGATTATTTGAGTGTGTTAATGGGAGCGCAAAGCTTCAGCGATTTTATTGACAGGGCAAATGCAGTTGCCACGATCATGCAGGCTGACCAAGAGATCATCAAGCAGCACGAAGCTGATAAAAAAGAGCTGGCCAAAAAGCAAGATAAGGTGAAAAAGGACCTTTCAAGCCTTAAAAAGATGGTGGCAGACTTGAAGAATATGAATAAGCAATTGAATACCCAAAAGGCAGCAAAAAATAAACTTCTGGCAAGCTTGAAATTGCAAGAAGGAGAAGCTCAAAACGATGTAATGAATTTACAAGAGCAGGACCAGCTTTTAGCTTCACAGGAGAAAGCCATTAAAGAGGCTATCCAATTAGAAAAGGATCGCGAGGCTGAACAGGCAGCACAGTCTGCTCAAACCGCACAGGGTGACAGTCCTTCAAGCGGCGGCGCAACGGGGCAGATTCCTTCTATTTCAAGCGGATTTTGGACCCAGCCTGCAGAGGGGATTATCTCCTCTGGTTTTGGTAAACGTACGCGTGATTTCCACTATGGAGTTGACATTGCAAACAACGGTCCTAATGTTCCGATTTTAGCAGCGGCGGACGGAGTTGTGATTCGTTCCTACTTATCTAGCAGTTACGGAAACTGTATTTTTATCTCTCATTCCTATAATGGACAAGTATTTACAACTGTTTATGCCCATATGTCTGAACGCTTGGTCGGCGACGGCGCTGTCGTTAAAAAGGGCCAGCAAATCGGGATCATGGGCAGCAGCGGGGAAGCAACAGGACAACATCTGCACTTTGAACTTCACAAAGGACCTTGGACACCGGATAAGCGTTTTGCAATTAATCCGGTAGGTATTATCCCGCTTCCATAA
- the prfB gene encoding peptide chain release factor 2 (programmed frameshift), translating to MELAEIRNVLETTAKKLADFRGSLDLENKEARIAELDDVMLQPDFWNDQQAAQSIISEANGLKDQVHEFYELNESYENLEVTYELVKEENDAELQAELEDELEKLTNRLSQFELQLLLSEEYDRNNAILELHPGAGGTESQDWGQMLLRMYTRWAEKKGFKVETLDYLPGDEAGIKSVTLAIKGHNAYGYLKAEKGVHRLVRISPFDASGRRHTSFVSCDVMPEFNDEVEIDIRSEDLKVDTYRASGAGGQHINKTESAVRITHIPTGIVVSCQTERSQIQNRERCMKMLMAKLYQKEMEEKEKALAEIRGEQKEIGWGSQIRSYVFHPYSMVKDHRTNVETGNVQAVMDGEVDQFINAYLRSRIS from the exons ATGGAATTAGCGGAAATTCGCAATGTATTGGAAACAACGGCTAAGAAATTAGCGGACTTTAGGGGGTCTCTT GACCTTGAAAATAAGGAGGCCAGAATTGCTGAGTTAGATGATGTTATGCTGCAGCCTGATTTTTGGAATGATCAGCAAGCAGCACAGTCTATTATAAGTGAAGCAAATGGTTTAAAGGATCAGGTACACGAGTTTTATGAGCTGAATGAGTCCTATGAAAATTTGGAAGTAACATATGAGCTTGTAAAAGAAGAAAATGATGCTGAACTGCAGGCGGAGCTGGAAGATGAGCTTGAGAAGCTGACCAATCGACTTAGCCAGTTTGAGCTTCAGCTGCTTTTAAGTGAGGAATATGATAGAAATAATGCGATCTTAGAGCTTCATCCTGGAGCAGGCGGTACAGAATCACAGGATTGGGGGCAGATGCTGCTCAGAATGTATACGCGCTGGGCTGAGAAGAAGGGCTTTAAAGTGGAAACGTTGGATTATCTTCCTGGGGATGAAGCGGGAATTAAAAGTGTTACACTTGCTATAAAAGGCCATAATGCCTATGGCTATTTAAAGGCGGAAAAAGGCGTTCATCGCCTAGTAAGGATTTCGCCATTTGATGCTTCTGGCCGCCGTCATACATCTTTCGTATCCTGTGATGTGATGCCGGAATTTAATGATGAAGTTGAAATTGATATCCGCTCGGAAGACTTAAAGGTTGATACGTACCGTGCGAGTGGTGCAGGCGGTCAGCACATCAATAAAACGGAATCGGCTGTCAGGATCACGCATATCCCTACTGGCATCGTGGTTTCTTGCCAGACGGAACGTTCCCAGATTCAGAACCGTGAACGGTGTATGAAAATGCTAATGGCAAAACTTTATCAGAAAGAAATGGAAGAGAAGGAGAAGGCATTAGCGGAAATCCGAGGCGAGCAAAAGGAAATCGGTTGGGGCAGTCAAATTCGTTCGTACGTATTCCATCCTTATTCGATGGTCAAGGACCACCGTACAAATGTTGAAACTGGCAACGTTCAAGCCGTAATGGACGGGGAAGTTGATCAATTTATCAATGCTTATTTGCGTTCAAGAATTTCATAA
- the cccB gene encoding cytochrome c551: MGKKLLTLLLGISLVMALSACGGGSSSGGTDSTQKTTSSDDANQIFQQHCASCHGGDLKGVVGPNLTKVGSKFSKAQILDIIKNGKSGGMPQGLISGDEADKVAAWLAAKK, encoded by the coding sequence TTGGGAAAAAAACTGCTTACCCTGTTATTGGGGATATCTTTAGTAATGGCTCTTTCTGCTTGTGGTGGCGGCTCCAGCAGTGGTGGTACGGATAGCACACAGAAAACAACATCAAGCGACGATGCCAATCAGATTTTTCAACAGCACTGCGCCAGCTGCCACGGTGGGGATCTTAAAGGCGTCGTAGGTCCTAATCTGACAAAAGTTGGCTCAAAATTCTCCAAAGCTCAAATATTGGATATCATTAAAAATGGTAAATCTGGCGGCATGCCGCAAGGCCTTATTTCAGGCGATGAAGCAGATAAAGTGGCTGCATGGCTTGCTGCAAAAAAATAA
- the ftsE gene encoding cell division ATP-binding protein FtsE yields MIEMRDVYKKYPNGVAAVNGINVRINQGEFVYVVGPSGAGKSTFIKMMYREEVPTSGTISMNGVNLAKLKNKKVPIFRRNLGVVFQDFKLLPMLTIYENVAFALEVIEAQPKFIKKRVMEVLDLVGLKHKVRMLPTELSGGEQQRVSIARSIVNSPRVVIADEPTGNLDPETSWEIMKIFEEINARGTTVVMATHNKDIVNTLKHRVIAIEGGKIVRDENRGEYGYEV; encoded by the coding sequence ATGATTGAAATGCGAGATGTATACAAAAAATATCCAAATGGTGTTGCAGCCGTTAATGGAATAAATGTACGGATCAATCAGGGTGAATTTGTTTATGTTGTTGGGCCAAGCGGTGCCGGCAAATCAACGTTTATTAAAATGATGTACCGTGAAGAAGTGCCAACTTCCGGAACCATATCAATGAATGGCGTCAATCTGGCAAAATTAAAGAATAAAAAAGTGCCGATTTTCCGCCGCAATCTTGGCGTCGTTTTTCAGGACTTTAAACTTTTGCCTATGTTAACAATCTATGAAAATGTTGCCTTTGCATTAGAAGTAATTGAAGCACAGCCGAAGTTCATTAAAAAGAGAGTTATGGAAGTCCTTGATCTTGTTGGCTTAAAGCATAAGGTAAGAATGCTTCCGACAGAGCTTTCCGGCGGTGAACAGCAGCGTGTTTCTATTGCCCGTTCTATCGTAAACTCACCGCGCGTGGTGATCGCGGACGAGCCTACAGGGAACCTGGATCCCGAAACATCATGGGAAATTATGAAGATTTTTGAAGAAATTAATGCAAGAGGGACTACTGTTGTTATGGCAACCCATAACAAAGATATAGTGAATACATTAAAACATCGCGTTATTGCCATTGAAGGCGGAAAGATTGTGCGCGATGAAAATAGGGGGGAATACGGTTATGAAGTTTAG
- a CDS encoding YitT family protein yields MTRISYLTDKYPGLRILSDYILVIIGSAIIAVAFNVFLLPNRIASGGVSGISTILKSVLGWEPAYVQWAFNIPLFIAGVVFLGKQFGMKTLVGTIFLPLVVFLTSDLQPWTHNALLAALFGGIGVGLGLGIVFRGKASTGGTDLAAQIIHKYTGFTLGRCVVMIDGLIVLTAAVVFDIEKALYAIIGLYVTSKTIDFIQVGFGHSKMAMIITNKQEDVREGILHKIDRGVTKLSAYGGFTDHERPVLMCVVDQTEFTKLKQLVKNIDPSAFVVVMDAAEVLGEGFKRA; encoded by the coding sequence ATGACTAGAATAAGCTATTTAACAGACAAATATCCTGGATTACGAATTTTAAGTGACTATATTTTAGTCATTATTGGGTCGGCCATCATTGCCGTGGCCTTTAATGTGTTTTTGCTGCCAAACCGTATTGCTTCAGGCGGAGTGAGCGGAATCAGTACCATTTTAAAGTCAGTGCTTGGCTGGGAGCCAGCATATGTGCAATGGGCATTCAACATTCCGTTATTTATCGCGGGAGTCGTTTTTCTTGGTAAACAATTTGGTATGAAAACGTTAGTGGGAACAATATTTCTGCCGCTTGTCGTTTTTTTAACAAGTGATTTGCAGCCATGGACGCACAATGCACTGCTTGCAGCCTTGTTTGGCGGCATCGGTGTTGGCCTTGGGCTTGGGATTGTTTTCAGAGGAAAAGCCTCAACCGGGGGAACAGACCTTGCGGCGCAAATCATCCATAAATATACAGGCTTTACACTTGGAAGATGTGTCGTCATGATTGACGGCCTGATCGTATTAACTGCTGCAGTTGTGTTTGATATTGAAAAAGCTTTATATGCCATAATTGGTTTATATGTGACAAGTAAAACCATCGACTTTATTCAGGTAGGCTTTGGACATTCCAAAATGGCAATGATTATTACAAATAAACAAGAAGATGTACGCGAAGGAATTTTGCATAAAATTGACCGAGGCGTAACAAAATTATCAGCATATGGTGGTTTCACAGATCACGAGCGACCGGTTTTGATGTGTGTAGTTGACCAAACGGAGTTCACGAAATTGAAACAATTGGTGAAGAACATTGATCCGTCGGCATTTGTTGTCGTAATGGATGCTGCTGAAGTTCTTGGAGAGGGTTTCAAACGAGCGTAG